In Methanotorris formicicus Mc-S-70, the genomic window CAAATTTACCATTTTTGTTTTCTAATGCTGCAACTGGCAGTTTTTCTTCAATTGCATAAGATAATTCAGTGTATGCAATTGAGTATGGTGTTGATTTTAATACTGCAACAACCCCTGAGTTTCCTTTTCCAGCAACTCCCCTGCCCATCTTATCAGCAGGCCAATCTACAACTTTTCCAGCTCCAACTTTTTCAGCCCATTCACTACTTATTAAACTTAAGTATGTTGTAAATATGGCTGTTGTCCCACTTGCATCACTTCTGTGAATAACAATAATCTTCTTATGAGGTATTTTGTCAGCAACTTCTGGGTTTATTTTTTTGATTCTTTCATCGTCCCAGTATTCAATCTTACCTAAGAATATATCTGCTAAAACATCTCTACTTAATTTTAATGATTTATCTCCAATTTCTGGGATGTTGTAGGTTACAACAACAGCCCCAACGATTTCTGGGAATTGTAATGGCTGGTCTCCTGTCTTTAAAAATTTATTCCACATAATTTCTTTAACTGGTGGGTCTGTCCTTCCTATATCAGTTAAACCTTTTAAAAATGCCTCCTGTCCGTGTCCTGAACCTCCCCCCTCATATTCAATCTTGATATTTGGGTGAGATTTTTGATAATCTTCAATCCATTTCTGGATTTGGTATTTTGGGAACGTAGCTCCTGTAGTTCTAATTATTATGGTAGTTGGCTTCTCATTGGATGGTTTCTCATTAGTTGAAGGCTGAGAATTCTCCCCAATACATCCCGCCATTGAGATTATTGGAACTATTAAGCACAGCCCCAGTATTAATGCCAGTATTTTTTTCACAGCATCACCTTTTTGAAGTTGTGATTAATTCACGATAGATTATAAAATACATAATAGTATATAAAGTTTTCTATTTGTCAATTTAAGTTCATATTTTATGAACTATATAGATAGGAGGAGATTAATGCTGTTAATGGAATAGTTAGTATAATTCCAACACTTCCACACAAACTTGCCAATATTTCGTAAGCAATAAAGTTATAGCTTGATATCACATATATTGATGTCCCTTTAACCATAAAATACAGTATTGGGGCTATTAGGGACCCAACATAAACCAATATTAGAGTGTTTGCCATAGTTCCCATTATGTCTTTGCCAATATTCATTCCACTTTCAAATAACTCATTAAATGTAATATTTGGCTTATGTCTCTTCAATTCATACAATCCAGAGGATATATCTACCGCGACATCCATTATCGCCCCTAAGGATGCCAAAATTATTGAGGAAATTAAAACCCCATAAAAATCAATAAAATGTCCTGAAAAAAGTATCATCTGAATGAATTCAGAAAATCCTCCTGGTGGAAGTTTCATCAGCTTTATTCCAATATATCCTAACAATCCAGCAACAGAAATTCCCAAAATTGTGCCTATCGATGATGAAATTGCCTTCTTATTGAACCCACATAAAACGAAAAAGCATACAAATATAATAATTCCAACCACAGCTATTGTTAATGTGATTGGTGAGCATCTATTTGCTATTAAAGGTAGAAGAACATAAAATATCATTACTATTGTGAATAGGAGGGACAATATAGTCTTAATTCCGTTAATTCTGCCTATAATCAAGATCAGCCCTAAAAATAATAAAAGATATGTATAAAAGTAGGTAACCCTATCGTATGTTATGTAAATCGGAGTATTTCCTTTGTAGATAATTACAACATTATCTCCTTTTTCAAAATAATTATCCAATAACCAATTTCCTCTTAAAACATTGCTGAATTTTATAGTTTTATTTCCTATTTTAACCCAAATATCTTGAAATCCAATTTTTACAACCCCATTGTAGTCTAAATTATCCTCAACTTTAACAACAACACCTTTTTTTATTGAATAATTGTTAAAATTTTTATAAAATGGAGAATAAACAATTATAAACATTGATATAACAAAAATAACTATTAAAAAAGTAAATTCAATCTTTATCTTATTGTTTTTGTTCATTCTTTCACCTTTTCAGCCAAAATAACCACTTCCAGT contains:
- the pstS gene encoding phosphate ABC transporter substrate-binding protein PstS, which codes for MKKILALILGLCLIVPIISMAGCIGENSQPSTNEKPSNEKPTTIIIRTTGATFPKYQIQKWIEDYQKSHPNIKIEYEGGGSGHGQEAFLKGLTDIGRTDPPVKEIMWNKFLKTGDQPLQFPEIVGAVVVTYNIPEIGDKSLKLSRDVLADIFLGKIEYWDDERIKKINPEVADKIPHKKIIVIHRSDASGTTAIFTTYLSLISSEWAEKVGAGKVVDWPADKMGRGVAGKGNSGVVAVLKSTPYSIAYTELSYAIEEKLPVAALENKNGKFVEPTDDAIKAAVSAVKASIPNPTEGYKEDLKQMLDAPGDNAYSIVAFTHLLVWENKNYKHYSSEKAKAIKDFLTWALTEGQKPEHLAPGYVGLPEDVAKIGLNAVNVIKE
- a CDS encoding YibE/F family protein is translated as MNKNNKIKIEFTFLIVIFVISMFIIVYSPFYKNFNNYSIKKGVVVKVEDNLDYNGVVKIGFQDIWVKIGNKTIKFSNVLRGNWLLDNYFEKGDNVVIIYKGNTPIYITYDRVTYFYTYLLLFLGLILIIGRINGIKTILSLLFTIVMIFYVLLPLIANRCSPITLTIAVVGIIIFVCFFVLCGFNKKAISSSIGTILGISVAGLLGYIGIKLMKLPPGGFSEFIQMILFSGHFIDFYGVLISSIILASLGAIMDVAVDISSGLYELKRHKPNITFNELFESGMNIGKDIMGTMANTLILVYVGSLIAPILYFMVKGTSIYVISSYNFIAYEILASLCGSVGIILTIPLTALISSYLYSS